In a single window of the Phocoena sinus isolate mPhoSin1 chromosome 7, mPhoSin1.pri, whole genome shotgun sequence genome:
- the CUZD1 gene encoding LOW QUALITY PROTEIN: CUB and zona pellucida-like domain-containing protein 1 (The sequence of the model RefSeq protein was modified relative to this genomic sequence to represent the inferred CDS: inserted 6 bases in 3 codons; deleted 1 base in 1 codon; substituted 9 bases at 9 genomic stop codons), with translation MCCDSGSSGGRYQVWGHVVALGPGVHDVSLAHAAEVHDINNCVVLGSTVEVYSGLDTGDRYQASGVQMHTWRGYVKYTLGSGCQLWGSRLASSTHVATEAWAGHQYSSWGLAWVKKEKEKEKQLYFFESSSFGKPMLESPYMWVXTKLFVQVSLCTSDPNLVVFQDTCSTTPXSDFASPTYNLSKNGCNXDGTCKVYPLPRHXARFQFNSFEFLRCLGSVYLECKVSXWXXXSVSLHPDFFXRKRDISSYKXKTNSVIGCIHLKRDXRASGNSEFQYQTHXETQIQPFNNLHLFSFMVLVLNIVIVATVLARHFVSQRTDYKVQKLQDH, from the exons ATGTGCTGTGACTCTGGTTCTAGTGGAGGAAGGTACCAAGTGTGGGGACATGTGGTGGCGCTGGGTCCAGGGGTGCATGATGTCTCCTTGGCTCATGCTGCTGAGGTCCACGACATCAACAACTGTGTGGTCCTTGGGAGCACTGTGGAGGTCTACAGTGGCT TGGACACTGGTGACAGGTATCAGGCTAGTGGCGTGCAAATGCACACCTGGAGGGGCTATGTCAAGTACACACTAGGAAGTGGATGTCAGCTGTGGGGGTCTAGGCTGGCATCTAGCACTCATGTAGCCACAGAGGCCTGGGCTGGCCACCAGTACAGTTCCTGGGGTCTGGCATGGGTGAAGAAGGAG aaagaaaaggagaaacaattGTATTTTTTTGAGTCCAGTTCATTTGGAAAGCCTATGTTGGAGTCACCATATATGTGGGTTTGAACAAAACTTTTTGTTCAGGTAAGTCTATGCACCTCAGATCCAAATTTGGTGGTGTTCCAGGATACCTGCAGCACCACTCC ATCTGACTTTGCATCTCCAACCTATAACCTCAGCAAGAATGGATGTAATTGAGATGGGACTTGTAAGGTGTATCCCTTACCTCGACA TGCAAGATTCCAGTTTAACTCCTTTGAATTCTTGAGGTGTCTGGGCTCCGTGTATCTCGAGTGTAAGGTTTCATAGTGGTAGTAGTAATCAGTCTCGCTGCATCCAGACTTTTTCTGAAGGAAAAGAGACATTTCTTCATACAAATAGAAGACTAATTCTGTCATAGGATGCATTCATCTGAAAAGGGATTGACGGGCAAGTGGAAATTCAGAATTTCAGTATCAAACGCA TGAAACCCAGATTCAACCTTTTAACAATCTGCATCTGTTTTCATTCATGGTCCTTGTTCTGAATATTGTGATTGTGGCTACAGTTCTAGCAAGGCAT TTTGTGAGTCAGAGAACAGACTACAAAGTCCAGAAACTGCAGGACCATTAA